CGTAAAGCTGTATCTGTTGTCGAGTTACGTTGCTATTAAATAGTGATTACATTTTTGGTGAGATATGCAGTGTAGAGGAAGTAGAAAGTGATTTGTACAAccgcgagacagaaatggAAGCGCCTCACATGAGGAGATGCTTGCGAGGGACTAAGGTTTCGGGCATCCAGTGTAGTTGTGGAGTCACACATCTTTCCATAAGATCTAACAGATATGCCACTTGGCGAGTCCGCCTTCACACTTTTTTTGATTCTCACGCGCTTCGAATTAGCAAAGTGGGAGCAATCATTCTGTTCAGATCAAATTGATAAGATATACATTTCAGGGCAGGATGTTGGACGCCTGCGCCCGTCTGAGTTGGTTGCACATTCGCACCAACAAACAGCCAATGACTCTGACCATGTTTTCTTGAGGACGGCAAGACTAGGGGAAAAGTACCACTCGATTCAGTAATCCGGAACTGTGTGCTGCTTGCGCTCGTTATAGCGGGTCGTCAGCCGTTCACACACAATTTGCATACGCCAGTTGTACCGTACTCACCGCCAACTACTTTCCGGTAACATTCTCGTGTTCATCGCTAGCAGTAGCTGTTTTCTCTAGTCAAGTCTTTCTACAGTTGAATCCCAGCAGACGCATTGTTTATTGTAGGACGACACGGGCTGTGTACGTAGTAGAACTCTCAATTCCCTTCACGCAGGATATCACACCGTCACTACCACCAGAAGGCGGCGGAGCGAAACGGCGAGCAGGAGCCGACGTAGTCTGAACGAGCTTCAAGCCCGCATGCGTAGTAGTGCAGCAAAGTGTGCACCATATTGCAACCGAATCTAGACTGCAGCATGAGGAGAGTCTAGTGATGATAGATACCTTTGGTACCTATCTCGCTAGAACAGTGGCAGACTTTAACTGTTGTTGTACACCACTTCTGACTATCCGATTCTAGTAACTAAGCAGGGTTCGTATACATATGCAGAAACTCGTCCCTCTTTACTCACCGCGGATGGATTTCCTGCCATACCACTGGTATTGTTGGGCGCTTGAAACGGTTTCATCCTTAGCTTTTTTTTGCCGACCGGATTTTATGGGAAACAATTACTGCGGCGTGTCGCGGGCATGGTCTAGTGGCTATGACGTCTGCCTAACACGCAGAAGATCCCGAGTTCGATCCTCGGTGCCCGTATAGCCGTTTCCACCAGTTGCTCATGATTGAAGTGCAGCCACTTATTTTTGACGCACATAGTCATGATACATTCAGCAGCACGTATGGACTGCATGCCGCCACCATCCTTGTTTGGCAGTTGAAAGAGTTTTAGTGCTCGAATGATCTCTTAGAGTGACTGCTTCTGAAAGAGAATATTCGAGGCTGTTTTTTCGCCCCTGACTTTTTTTTCGTACAGTTATTGGTACCTGTCGCGGGCATGGTCTAGTGGCTATGACGTCTGCCTAACACGCAGAAGATCCCGAGTTCGATCCTCGGTGCCCGTATGTTCCCGGTGGGACACTCCTGTATGGCAACCAGTTCATAAAGGGTATCCGTTTTGCATGTGCACGATGGTTTCCCGATTACATAGTGCCACATCAATTTTATCTTCAGCAACTTCGCTTCAATGAACTGTCTCATATCCACGGTCGCGGGGTAATGCCTATGATACATGGCTCACATGCGTTCTAACCATGATCTCCGGTACCTCAGAAAAGAACACTTCAAATGTGCGCGTTCTCATGTGCAGTGAGACCTTGAAAGTGAGAAAATGCCACGGGGTTCTCGTGGAACCCGTCGGCAATCACTGGTAATCTGCAACAGCCAGATCATGAACTCTATTCCTTATGACATTAGGCTGCAGGTCCTCAAGTCGCCCAGAGGTTGTTGTAATTATAAAATTGATATGCTCGCAGAAATTTAAGTAGACCAGATTCGATCGTGAAGTGGGGACAAACGTGTGGGTCAAGATAGATGTAATCGAAAAGTGGAGAGCTTTACTATCCTCGTGAAATCAACACCTCCGATCAGCTAGGCGTCCGCACGCCTTTACTTTCAGTTTTCACTAGCGTTCCTTCCGGTGAGCATTCGATTTGTGCACATCTGGAACCGAGAGCTACGCAGAGTTCTGCTGGCGTTTCGAGTTCACTgcaccagagaaaaaacctgGTCGCACGATGAAGGCGCAGCGCTACACTTGAAATCCGCCACTTTTCGATTAACATATTTGCTAAAGACTGTGTCGGTTCAAAGATCGTCGCGAAACCTGGCTTCCTACTCTGCCACAGAATTTCTAGTCGAAAAACTCTTCTCAGTTTTTGTGCCACTCTCCTTCAGACAGGGTACTCCCGATTGACATATCGGCGCGTAACCACGACGTTGCCTTCACCGGAATCTTTACCTGTCATATAGCTTATTGCAAAAAGTCTAAAAAACTCGTGGGTACTGTAGCGTAGATAATCCGTGTAGCGTTCTCCACGCATCTCAAGCATCGTTCCATACACAGTGACACGCCCTTTTAGATTCTATGACACTTTAGTCGCTTTCGAGAGGCAGCTGAATTGACCAATGGACCAGCAAAGAGTTTCTCAGAACCACTTATCACCCCGTGCTCCGACGTCTCACCTGTACACgtccttcagcttctcgaGCAActgagacagacagagacagcagcgacacAACTGGCCATGGACCGAAGCAGCGCAAAAATCAGCAAGATGATCGGCACTATTTCCTTTCCTATGTGAGAATGGATGTAACGCCTGACACTTGAATGCTTTAATAACCTAGCTACGGGCACCTTACGCTGGAGAAGCAAGAGTGGGCGTTATCGTAATATCGAACTAGGGAACAGCCTACTTGCTTGCTGGGAGCCTAGCGACAtcctttgtttccttctACACCCACATTCTACACGAAAGGCTTTTCCACTTTAACAGCAGCCGGAACAAGCCTGACAGGCAGTTCCTCCTCCACGCCGCATTTCAACCTTCGCTAGCGCTTGTGTTCCCACTAAACGGATAAACACGAGCCTGAAAAACCAAACGGCGGCGAACTGTGTTCTTTGGAGTCAGTCggtgttttcctctcttacttttcttcttccctcacGGACACCGTCGAGATGTTCCTCGAGGAAATCAGCGAGCTGCCATACGTCGAAATCGAAAGGGATCTGTGGAGCGGAAACCGACGGCCAGGACAAGAAGGGACACAGACACTTGAGAAATCACTATTTTCAGAGTGAGCGCGAAGCTGACGTCGAGACACCcatctccttcgtttccagcTCCAACGCGCTTACCAGAAACAGTCCTctctcgacgcatgcattgAACTCCGTGCCAATGATGAGAGGAATCGGAGTGGGGGGTCGTCGAAGCTCCTTGAGAAGGTTCTGAAGCAGCCAGCTGTGAGACTCCTTCTCCAAGTGTCGCCCACAAATGCGCCCAACAGCTTCCTGAGGCGGAGTCAAAGCATGCCATCGCCGGTtaggaaaaaggaaaaagacgtTACCAAGCTCGAGGTCGAGGAGTCGAAATCGTGTCATCGTTTGTGCCACTACTTTCTTCAACGGAAGGGAATCCTCGAGGGCGCGAGCGAACAGAGCCGTCAACTACGGGATGAGTCCGAGAATGGGTTCACTTTCGTTCACCTCTTTTTGCGctgaagagagcgaaggcgcaAAGAACACAAAGTCTGGATGGCTGCCGGCCTCGGCGACAGCCACACGCCTTAGGTGCTCTGCCAGCTCCGGAGGCGGCTCCGGCGGATCCGGACCGAATTTCTCGCGGACCTGAGGAAGTCAAGAGAGGGGTGACAGGGTACGACGGAGTGAGGCCAAGAAAAGAAGTGCGCCTTTTAGTCATGATCATTGGTCGAAAGATGTCACACGCGGTAGAGCAGAGGACTGAAGGTACACGAGAAAGGGGACGAAGATATGAGGCGACGACGAGCGCATCTatgaaaagagagaaacgcaggcaAAGTGCAGCCGACCGAAAGCAGTACAGAGAGCCAGGCTGCTTCTGTGCGCAGAGAGCAACGCGCCCAAgggggaaggaaaaacgagagagcaCCACAATTAATAAGAGCAAGACGGTCAACCAAGAAGAACACACCATGGAGGACTGCAGAGATACGTCACTAACAGCACAACAGCAACAGAAAAAGTTTCAGGAGAAACGCTCTTTGCTGCGCGTTCGTCAACAGGCCACCAAGAAACCTGGGGGGTATTTCAGTTGGACATACGCGAAAAGAACAGACACGCCGTCAGactcagagaagaagaggacgcggtaccttttcctctgcctttGACGCCACTTCCTCCAGCCGCCGTTTCCTCACTCGGCGATTCTGCAAGCCGAAAACGAACAAgtgcgttcctctcttctttttgcgtaggagagaaagaacaagcTCACTAAAGAGCTTGTGAAGCCGAGTGGACGGATTCCCGGCGTCCAAGAAAGGAACACAGAAACTTTTTGCTGGAAAGCGCCTCGCGTGGACACATGCGCACAAAACGTTCTGCTCGCGTAAGATGCATGTAGATAAGGCAGGTTCTGTCAACAGGCACGGGCGTCTGTAAAGGCGTTTCGGGGTAGTGCAGTGGGTGTTTATTGCCGCATCAGCGTCGACACAGATATCCCCATCTGTGAGGCCTCGTCAACACACAGTTGCAAATGCCAGGAACATCTCTGGTTGTCGAGTTGTAAGCATTTCCACGCAAATCGCCTCGGGAAGAATCAGGGAAGAGCCGCGATAAAGATGCAGGCGCTTCAAGCCTATCCCAGACGCACCTTGATGCGGAGCGCGCGCCTGGTAAGAGCAGCTTCTTGACGACGGAATTCTCTGTTCATCAACTGCGTGCGTCTGAGAGCAGGGAGAAGCACGAACGAAAGGAAGTGCATGGAAGCGTGAAGGCGGACACAGGGAAGTGAAGAACTCCCATCACACACACGGTAACGCACATACACAATCGttgacaggaaagagagagccgAGGGTATCATAAATCGGAAGTGAAAGGCGGGAGACTAAACAAGAtaaaggaaacgaggagaccCTTCTCCTCTCACCCCAGTTAAGGTTGTTGGCCTCCTTTGTCTTGTCCCTTTGCCTCGCTGACTtagaaaagacgagaacgacCACGCTCGCCCCGCTGCTTTCGTTCCCGTTTCAGCAAACGTCTTGAAAAGAGAGGCTGCTTaattctctctctttgtctttcttcgccttcctctttctcccgcctcccTGTTCTTCattgccttctcttctggacTCAGAGCGACGCGgtgtcttcgccttcgttctgGGCGTTTGTGCCTGTGCGGtgtttgtgcatgcagctcccTCACCGCGTGAGTTTTTCGTCTGGCTGGTAGAGGGCGGCCTTGAACATGACTTCGTCGGTCTGGGCGTCCCACAAGGCTTGCAGGCGATCTCTaaagcgaagacagaagacgcgaacgcGGTTCAtcgaaggaaagacgagagtCGAACAGGAGCAGGCACACCTTGAGAAGAGCCGTCGGAGACGGGAACGCTTTCgtgcgaagaaacgaacaggTTGCGGCAAATACTGGCAAACGAGACCGACTCGGAATCGGGACAGCGTCACTGGTAGATCCTGGAACGACCGACAGCAGGGGAGAGCgccgagaaaacgagaagccTAAACCCTCCGAGCGCAGAGAAGGGCGAAGTACATGCAGAAGTGtagagagggaaaggaagcgaacgcgtgaaaacaaattgaaaaaaATCTTGAGGATGTGTTCCGCAACTGTGCCAGCCCAGCGAAGGCCCCACTGCGTCTGCTGGCTTCGTCGGTTTTCCCGCTCTGACCGAAGCAGTGTTCGTTCAGTGGCGGCGCAGAACCAAGCCGGTAGTGAGGTAGATGACAGTAGCCAGTCTCCCAGATCCGAATTATGTTTAACGCACAGGCCGGCATGCTTCGACGTGAGCAGACGCTCTGGGGTCgcgtcctcgctcttcccttGTGGTCCTGCGGTCGCGAAGAAAGGATTCTGCTGGAAGTCGTTGAACTGGCCGCCTGGAGCCTCCACGGCCTCGACCAAAGAGCAGCACAAGCTGTACGCACACCGGTGCTCATGGAGCAACACGCAGAGATGCCAGCGAatgcagagaacgcgacgaggagacagagagaaagagagagtcTGAACAACTGTGCGCGATTCCGCAGAAAGTGAAAACGAGCAGCCAGAAAAGTGAAAAGGCCCAGGGTCGTGAAGCGTGTGTCTGCTTCCCCTGAGTGCAATCTGTTGCAggcttcccttcttcctgtctgaGAGCGACAGGATTAATGAGAGGCCAGACAGGCCGCGGCACGCGTGCCGACCACCGAGTTGACGGCGAAACTGGCCCGCAACCAAGATGGCGAGTTTCTGAGGTCGTTCTCACTTTTCGGTTATGTTCTCGATTTCGCTGCGAGATGGATGGAGCCCAATGGAGTGGAGCTGGATGCACACCGGACGAACGCGGCCGTCGAGGACGCGACCCGTGACCGTTCTGTAGGGAACGAAGAACGTCAGTTTCTTCGCCAGGAATGGGTCGCTGAggggcgaggaaggcagcggCGACGAGGCCAGCGGCATAGAAGTGAGCAGGTGCTCGAGACGGTCAATGTATGCATTCAGTTCAGACAAGGCGGCAGCGTTCActcttcgcgcctcttccGGGAAGTCGACTGTGCGATCTGAGTCCATGCAGCCGCACACACTGGCATCTCAAAGGGTGCAGGCAAGGGAGGCAgtgacgacgcagagaaaaaagagagtcCCGAAAATCCCCAAGTCACTACATCAAACGAAAACACAGTGGGAGCAGACACAAACGTTTGCTCCTGAAGAACGAGCAAGAGAACCGACCACGACAACATCACATTTGGAATGCAAAACTGCTGTCCTACACCATCCTTTATTGATTGTCCTGGACAGCTTCAGGGACAGGCGACACCgaggaacaaggagagaaagtggGCTGAAAGATGCAACCGCCAAAGATGTCTGGATGCGACGACAGAAGAAATCACttcgcagaaaggagaatGTCAAAAAGGGAAGCGCAAAACACATTTTCGATCACACATGACAGAAACATCAACCGCTTCAGAATAGTACACACACATAGCTTCACGAGCgtacacaaacatatatatatatatatacatatatatatatatatacgcaaatgcacatataaatatatatatatatacatatatatatatatatatatatatatacatatatatatatatatacgcaaatgcacatataaacatatatatatatatatacatatatatatatatgctttaCAGGAGTGGCAAAGGCTCATGTCCGTGTACGgggtgtgtgtgcgtgtggTTCTGCGtggtttccttttctctctgtgtctctctcgacgccTGTCGCTGTTGTACATGGAAACATGCACAGCGGTCGCCGCCCAGAACGTCCGGAGGACGCAGCTCAGGTTGCTTGGCATTGGAGCCTCTTACTGCTGTGcaagaaaaggcgacgaaaTAGAGTGCTCACCCGGatggacgcagagaagaaaaaaccgaAGTTCTCGGCGGAGAGAGCCAGGCCGCGCCTTTGAGGCCACCCGTGCTCCCGGcgagcggcgagaagacaacgacacagaagagacacggagaaaagaagagacagcgggcacagcagaggaagaccgagacagtgg
This Toxoplasma gondii ME49 chromosome VIII, whole genome shotgun sequence DNA region includes the following protein-coding sequences:
- a CDS encoding hypothetical protein (encoded by transcript TGME49_268400) codes for the protein MRLRSLGSVGDYAWGERMEHSVVSAATGGAGRFRGETEASPLPEETNRERKKVNPLLSPLLQFSWAPISVRCLSARPVAAFQKRTLASSLSRSLPRACGSPRLPLCFGKTPFIRLSPHCRCECASHAPDVASACDSSSPSATACLRRSCRPTPVVRPQRPTQSGRSRLPGLFRRGEMPPTSPRQASWRLASSSPYSLSSPSCPPPCSPSCSLSHSSSWSPSPAPLRSPSFAFLPRSCLAPCIPSIPRPSSSLPSWNSPPSASPFSPSLLFSSPVFLSAASLSRVSLSPLRQTPLSLSPLSRSSSAVPAVSSFLRVSSVSLSSRRSPGARVASKARPGSLRRELRFFLLCVHPDRTVDFPEEARRVNAAALSELNAYIDRLEHLLTSMPLASSPLPSSPLSDPFLAKKLTFFVPYRTVTGRVLDGRVRPVCIQLHSIGLHPSRSEIENITENLCCSLVEAVEAPGGQFNDFQQNPFFATAGPQGKSEDATPERLLTSKHAGLDRLQALWDAQTDEVMFKAALYQPDEKLTRRTQLMNREFRRQEAALTRRALRIKNRRVRKRRLEEVASKAEEKVREKFGPDPPEPPPELAEHLRRVAVAEAGSHPDFVFFAPSLSSAQKEEAVGRICGRHLEKESHSWLLQNLLKELRRPPTPIPLIIGTEFNACVERGLFLIPFDFDVWQLADFLEEHLDGVREGRRKLLEKLKDVYR